Proteins encoded in a region of the Anopheles aquasalis chromosome 2, idAnoAquaMG_Q_19, whole genome shotgun sequence genome:
- the LOC126578333 gene encoding transmembrane and ubiquitin-like domain-containing protein 2 yields MLPFLDETDELFNYWILRALLLVVLYLAWRSTYVREDRPSSQDAVLAIENNLRRLNTLPLRRLNTQHNVTTIILRSSSQQSNISNVTETEGLDLENDSIASSIDNITQSILTEASESATGLDLSDTEGYPSVVRPAVVVDTFHDAGPEEIIRQMDATDQDGGSRPSTITDNTAGTPSSSELRQRRRPPTAGNEPNAAALPERAGTASALETVTADSATGSDVKPIRIKLKYLNDDSKLVEGNLNEGIGEFKRRNFTLELAAQKLVRLVFNGHVLQPDTKTLAACGLFDNCVVHCLIHNQKSSLNGGDRAQDGGTVSGDNRFQIAAGDSANDGGNSENGNENADNREANGHPNESTRSRTRYGTYFIHIGTLAVTVLILYGWYCRFHYGHLFNMSSTIGLIATTTTFLIMMPTIILADSNTPN; encoded by the exons ATGTTGCCCTTCTTGGATGAGACGGACGAGCTGTTCAACTACTGGATCTTGAGGGctttgctgctggtcgtgCTTTATCTGGCCTGGCGTTCCACCTACGTCAGAGAGGATCGTCCCAGCTCGCAGGATGCGGTACTGGCGATCGAGAACAATTTACGCCGTTTGAATACGCTCCCCTTGCGTCGCTTGAATACGCAGCATAACGTGACAACAATTATTC TTCGTAGCTCATCTCAGCAATCCAACATCTCCAACGTCACGGAAACGGAGGGTCTCGATCTCGAGAACGACAGCATAGCCTCCTCGATCGACAACATTACACAGTCCATTCTGACCGAGGCCTCCGAATCGGCCACTGGTCTCGATCTCAGTGATACCGAGGGTTACCCAAGTGTTGTGCGACcggccgttgttgttgatacATTTCACGACGCGGGACCGGAAGAAATCATTCGCCAGATGGACGCAACCGACCAGGACGGTGGAAGTCGTCCATCCACCATCACTGACAACACGGCAGGAACGCCTTCTTCCAGTGAACTGCGACAACGGAGGCGACCCCCTACGGCTGGAAACGAACCGAATGCGGCTGCCCTGCCGGAACGTGCTGGCACCGCAAGCGCTCTGGAGACTGTGACCGCCGATAGCGCGACGGGCAGTGACGTGAAGCCGATTCGCATCAAGCTGAAGTATCTGAATGATGATTCCAAGCTCGTAGAAGGCAACCTGAACGAGGGTATTGGGGAATTTAAGCGACGCAACTTTACGCTCGAACTCGCGGCCCAAAAATTGGTGCGGCTCGTGTTCAACGGGCATGTGCTACAGCCGGACACCAAAACGCTGGCCGCTTGCGGTTTGTTTGATAATTGTGTGGTTCACTGTTTGATACATAACCAGAAATCCTCGTTAAATGGTGGCGATCGGGCGCAGGACGGCGGAACGGTAAGCGGAGACAATCGCTTCCAAATCGCAGCTGGTGATAGTGCAAACGATGGTGGCAATAGCGAAAATGGCAATGAGAATGCGGATAATCGCGAAGCGAATGGGCATCCCAACGAAAGCACACGATCGCGAACACGCTACGGAACATACTTTATCCACATCGGTACACTGGCGGTAACCGTTCTCATACTGTATGGCTGGTATTGCCGCTTTCATTATGGCCATCTGTTCAACATGAGCTCTACCATCGGGCTtatcgcaaccaccaccacctttctcATTATGATGCCAACAATCATTCTCGCTGATAGCAATACACCAAACTAA